One segment of Carya illinoinensis cultivar Pawnee chromosome 1, C.illinoinensisPawnee_v1, whole genome shotgun sequence DNA contains the following:
- the LOC122281421 gene encoding uncharacterized protein LOC122281421: MGAFREALEENGLFDLGCRGNGFTWCNQHADSSFTRERLDREVANGVWISKFNLTIVENMVARTSDHSPMLLKMLEGTQGVRRRVRLFKYEAKWAMMEGCDQVVEGVWRERGSGLLMQRIQRVLITCSGALVRWSKMKEKEEGKTLKERTVQLEELYSREGPQDVRRVKLLREEVGRLLEQENLKWKQRAKKDWLLLRDGNTKFFHACATQQRRKNEIKHVCDEDGRERVGHEEVASVFKKYFETVYKSNNPSDEVISGCLDSMSGKVSPSMNEKLMRVFSKEEIKATVF, encoded by the coding sequence ATGGGGGCTTTCCGTGAAGCTTTAGAGGAGAATGGCCTGTTTGACTTGGGTTGTAGAGGGAATGGGTTCACCTGGTGTAATCAACATGCTGACTCTTCTTTCACTAGGGAGAGATTAGACAGAGAAGTGGCAAATGGTGTGTGGATTTCAAAGTTTAATTTGACTATTGTGGAAAATATGGTAGCTAGAACTTCTGACCACAGCCCTATGTTGTTAAAAATGTTAGAAGGGACTCAAGGAGTTAGGAGGAGAGTGAGACTGTTTAAATATGAGGCAAAATGGGCTATGATGGAGGGCTGTGATCAGGTTGTAGAAGGGGTGTGGAGGGAGAGGGGATCTGGCCTTCTTATGCAGAGAATTCAAAGGGTCCTAATAACTTGTAGTGGAGCCTTAGTAAGATGGagtaaaatgaaagaaaaggaggAGGGCAAGACTCTTAAGGAAAGAACTGTTCAACTGGAGGAGCTGTACAGCAGGGAGGGGCCTCAGGATGTAAGAAGGGTTAAGTTACTGAGGGAAGAAGTGGGTAGGTTGCTTGAACAAGAAAACTTAAAGTGGAAGCAAAGGGCAAAAAAGGATTGGCTTCTATTAAGAGATGGAAACACGAAGTTCTTCCACGCTTGTGCTACACAGCAGAGGAGGAAGAATGAGATAAAGCATGTGTGTGATGAAGATGGTAGGGAAAGGGTGGGGCATGAGGAAGTAGCATcggttttcaaaaaatattttgagacaGTGTATAAATCAAACAATCCTTCAGATGAAGTAATCTCTGGCTGCTTGGATTCTATGTCCGGAAAGGTATCTCCATCAATGAATGAAAAGTTGATGAGGGTTTTTTCAAAAGAGGAGATCAAGGCAACAGTTTTCTAG